The sequence below is a genomic window from Sander lucioperca isolate FBNREF2018 chromosome 6, SLUC_FBN_1.2, whole genome shotgun sequence.
ttagtaccacctcatgcgtgaggcaagcgtggctggtcgtcatagcgacgccgcaggaaactgccgtgacctaacgcgtcacacacacagaacgtcgaaggtgtgttgtttttgattctcggcatgtggctgtttgccacagccagaagacacattttgtttcataaGAAGCTGgaggaagcaaaaaaaaacaaaacaccgctggctaaactatttaaaaatggcgggtttgttccgGACACCCCcagtctgtcgctagcaatgatgacgcagtgattagtgacgattctctccgaccaatcagtagtctgcaggttttcacgtcaccttttggtatcgcctcagctcgcttggaacctcgacggaggtgatactaaaaaaaagtacctgttggcaggtaccagggactttttttcataatggaaaagcaaaaaggcgagtagagtcagGGAGAGTCGAGCTGGTATAATGTAGTGGAAAAAAGTAAGTGTAGGGGTGTGAGTTTCCCTTCAACTTGGTTGGGTAGGGATGTCTCTAATAGCTGAAGTAATGATCAAAACAGGAGGGAGTACGACAAGTACAACAACAAAACGTTTTCTCACCTCGTCCACTGAGCACAGGTCAATGCCGTCTCCCTGAATAATCCGCAGATAGGAAGGCAGAACCTTGTATCCCATGGAGTTCAGAGAGCAGCCAAAACACTCCTCCAGAATCTTGATGACCTACAAGTGGCATTccaatgattttatttttagagtTGGATTCATACATCAGCCGTGTTAAGTTGGAGCAGCCTGAACATCTTACAACCTCAGTTAATCTACATCGAATCGTCAAAAATCAAgttaaaattagggctgcacaatcaATGTTATCGATTTTATCTAAATTGCATTACGGACTAGAGCAATATCCAAATtgctaaaaaaaattgttaaaagcaacatatgtgtcaaaccattctgaatgaagtattgtggtgctgcagagacgtctcAGCCTACAAATcttatcctacagactacagagcCTCGCAAAAATCATActataattatttaattttttaaatattttacaatGAGAATGATACAAAAAAGATCATTACCTCCAATATCGTAACTCATATCTcaatcacaatatcagtcaaaataatctcaATTAGACATATCCCTGAAATCATGCAGCCCTTgttaaaatacacttttttttttttattacaacagGAATATACAGGAATAACAGTTTAAGCCAAGAACATTCAGTTGATTAgttgaaaatatataaaatgtagttgtaaaagtaaaaattaaaggcagaaatccCACTAATATGCCGAGATTTTAAAAGTTTTGGATATCTGTGTTTTTGACAACAACGCTGACTGATCCGGTCCggttattcacctcaatgagaGTCTCTGCGGGGTCTCCGGAGTCGGGACGGATGACCAGACACGAGTCCTGGCTGCGCTCCATGACTCGCTCCTTCAGCTTGTCTCCCCAGATGTGTTTGCAGGCGTTGAAGATGTCGTAGCTGTCGCTGACCACGGACACGGGCCCCGAGGAGAACTGGTCCAGGACTCGCTCAAATGCCTCCTTCTCCCGGCCCCGGCCCCAGGAGATGATGGTGCTGATCGCAGGAAGGAATGAGATATTAATACTGGTTCTACGTAGGCCTGTCACAATTATTACATCATTCTCTAATCGCAATTTCTTTTACATAATccctgtttctttgtttaaccgcaattaattgctaacattagctaagtgCCTAAGGGGTATgcctgttgatggtaattgtcagttttatgttcatttaagaagaaaatatgttttatgataataaagaggtgtgTTTTACATCATAagctgtgtacctgtgttattacattatctgggtcacatgacactGATATATAACCCAAAGATGTATTCTGGGATTCAGTCAAAACTTTCATTTGTTTGCAAAAGTACTACATTTGACTGAAACAGACAATTATAGTTTTAATCGctattatttctgagacaattaattgtacagtaaCATTTGGAATTGTCATAGCTCTAACTGGTTCTAACATTTGAACATATAACCGCCGATGGTGTTTCCTCATAGTTCATTAACAACTGAACGGTTGCAGACTAGTGACATTCATTCTATATTAAAagccaaaacaaaaagaagcTGCACGCAGGATGTCGCTCTAATTGATTACGATGTTGCCAAAGACTACAATTATGACGTAAACATTCTAATCCGTGATTTAGTAGCAGTagaagtttagtttattttgaacatgttaaaaataaaaaaaggtaaagataaataacaacatgtactgtacatttcagcacaagcaagaaaaaaacaaaaactaaatactCAGCAAACATATCTTTCAAAAGTATTGTGAAATGATTGAAATAAGgattcccatgttcaaaaaggagtaggaagacgTTGTGTACCcccctttttctacttttatgcTTGTATACAAacaatttaattatttactTGTTTATATacgtatgtatacatacacatacatgcatctATACACACTTACACGCACATATACATATGCATAcccatacacatgcatacacacatacatatacacatttgGTTTTCTTTTCCAGCTGTCACCTACGGGTgtccatttttcatttttcattcatttttttcattttgtcggTTAAATCAAACCGAATAATAAACTACCCACACTAGACATAATATATAATCCCAAGAACAATACAGTCAGTACACAATACAATCAGCTCAAGTCCTTCTCGTACCCAttcaatatatttattttaataaagtcTCTTTAAATTGCTCATTGTTGCACTTGATTCCATCTCTTCACTGCAGCTGTTCCATAAATTAACTTTTATTTGAGCTTTTTCACAaatttacatgtgtgtgtatgtatgtgtgtgtgtgtgtgtgtgtgtgtgtgtgtgtgtgtgtgtgtgtgtgtgtgtgctacctgTGCTCTGCTGCTGGAATGGAGAAGCCGGCCATGGGGCAGCCATAGTAGCGCTGAGCCATCAGCAGCCCAGCTACTGTGTCTGTACTGCAGAAGTTAACCAGGTGAGCTGCTCCACCCAGTGCTGCAGACTGGAGACGAGAGGTGGAAATGATCAATCACATTGCTGTTAACATGGTTTCTGTGAGCTCAGTTCAAACCCAGGCACAGTTCAAAAGGTTCATAATTCCAGCAACCGCCGATGTGTAACAGGGTTATCACATCCTCATGCTTTCTGTGGATTCATTTATGCCAGACCAGCATACTATGTATCACTAATGGGGCGACGCCCGCGAGCTAGTTCAGGCAGGAAACTCAAGCTGCACCGCTGCATTCACATGTGACACGCTTCAAACTCTGTATCATTTACCAAACACACCCCATTAAATTGGCGGTCTCTTTAAGCTGCGCGTCAATGGTGCTGCTGCCCTGCTCCCGTATTGCTGACTGCTCTGTAAGCCCCACCGTCACCCCAGCATCCACCTGCAGGCTCCGGCCAGGGAGAAAGCTACTTTATCACCATGATGATGAGGCCACCAAACTTAATGTTCTgctgttataataaacatttcaatCGTGAGTTGTCTGACTGAACTAGGTTTGGGAAAAGAAACCCGGTTCCGAATCAGAACAAGGGCGGAGCGATTCATCCTTTTCAAATCGAAATCGCGATTTGAAAGAATGTGATTAGCTAAATCGTGAAGACGGCCATTAATCcaatgtgcaatatttagttgaatgtttggcgttacatttggtttaacattttttttgtcccGCTTTTTATTATATGTGCTGTTGtttaagataaatgctggaaatatgttacatatcacagttgttgacagaaatgtcctattttcagtggatttttcatttattttgtataactTTACAGTAGAAGGTGCAACATGTTTGAACTGAGGCATATCAGACGTTTCAGTTTACAGGAAAgtactgatatttttttattggaattgttttattagtataataactttggcttttgtgataaatgttctgtgtttgactgtaTGAAGTGATTTGTGTATATAAATATGAATTGtgtaaaagtttttttaaattatttttttccatgTGATCTATATTCACCCCGCCCCTCAAATAATCTGAATCGTCAAaatccaaacaatacccaaccctataaaaaggtgtgtgtgtgtgtgtgtggggtggggtggggtggggggggaaatGATGTTGGGCtggtgtaaaattacaaaaaaacatgattggCGGCATGAGAGGCGGTGACTTCCATTATGGTGAATGCAAACAATGTAAAATGGCAGATGGCAGAGCATTTATTGCTTGGAGTCGCGGCcacttttttgttactttacacCCACCTGACATAGTCTTTACAGCTCATAAGTGACTAAGAAGATTTGTCTTCTATCCGGTAATTTTGTCTTTGAAATATTTGTCAACACATATTCACAATTCTTACGAAtgacagtgataaaaaaattaGGATTCATCAAGTTTTATTCAttaacatttgaatattttcggTATGCactattttaaaaactgtctcACTGTTTTCTGAACTGTGTAATTGGGATGCAGTGGGAGGCCAATGTCGAGGTTTTGCCTACTGGGACAGGTGTAGGTACATTCCTGAGCTATAGCTTGGGACCATTATAGAAATCTGTTTGTCAACTGATGTCAGCCTGTCACTGGTCAAGGAGACAGCAAGTCTGAAGACCATTAAAGGAAAAGCTAactacagtggtgctcataagtctatgaacccatgctaaagttgactaaaaagaggaataaaaaaaaaaaatcatcttttggaaattgagtagagattggcatggggtactttccataagatcatctctcaatgcaaatcaaaccagctattaggctaactgaaataaaaccatgccaatctctaggtatggtgaagggtatgtgatgatgtggggctattttaattccaaaggccaaggaaactttatcaggatgcatagtatcctggatccatgaaataactggcctttaaaaataaaaatctgcctgcctctatgggaatttaacataggggtgtactgacttatgccccctgtattttaaggaagaacatttatttatttacgatacattattcattcacaaagaaaattggtgtccttaaaaggttggatttttcctaatttttttaattaaggcatcaagatcaatttccaaaaacatgattttttttattcctctttttagtcaactttagcatgggttcataaacttataaGCACCACTGTATGTGAAATTGTATAGAGACATGCAAAAAGCTTGTCATTGGTTATTGAGCATGGCTGTTGTAAAGGAATCTTTTCATTGGTTTAGGAGAAACATATCCATTTGGCTGCTGCCAATGAGCATAGACGTCTTGTGCTGTAACAAGTATAAAATCCTTATGTATGCACTATGATTCTTTGGGAGACGCTAGGAAAAACTGAACTGATAAGACCTTATTGTTTTTCCTGGTGGCTTCCGTGTGATTGATCACATCAAATATTTACAATATATCACCCTAACTAtctctctgtgttctctgtgcTTTTGTGTTCAATTACTGAGTATCTATGAATAGGTCAGTAACAACATCATCGCCATCAgggctaagctaagctaataaAGGTGCTTTAAGTTACCAGTGAGAGGAGCTCCAATGTAAAAAGCTACTGATTCTGTCAGTAACACTGCTGATTCACTACATTCAGCCCAGCTAAAGGAAGATTTGCTCTTTTATGAACGGAGCAACTCTCTTATAGAGACGCACatagaccctcctccaaagcgtgctaaaggagggtctggctactccacacagcattcggggatgggaggaaaacgtgctctggtttaatggcatttctttaaaccaatcacaatcgtcttgggcggtgctaaactccgcacagagccgctgcaaaatagtggtgcgagagaaaactcagattggacagatagtctagctagctgtctggatttaccctgcagagacctaaggagcagtcaacaatagtcctcataaatccaccgaatttaaaattccaacacaaagaaagcggaaggaaacggaaaatacgtACATGCATccgcggaatttcctgcagcgccggagcaatcccggcagtggaacgcgaaggatatagactaagatgCACATAACAGGGTACCCCCAGGATTCTTCAAGTtcaatttaagacctttttaagacttttaagaCCCTGTGTGTACCCTGCATAAACACACTGCTGCTGCCTGGTTTAAAAGGTGGGACCTATGAGAATCCTCTTACCATGAAACACCTTCACCAACTCAGTGGCTCAGTTGTACAAGAGATTAAAAACTGAACTCACATTCCAGCTTACTATGTAAGACTTTCCCTCTTTCACTGAGTTCACTGAGTTCTCTTAATCTAATAACGTGACCAGAGAGATGTCATGCAATCATTTGATGACATCAGCGTGACACCGCTATATCGCAAAGCAGAGATCACATTTTCAATCTTCTGTCAAAACACAAACCAATTACACAACGAATGATGAGGAATTTAGGAGATTCTCTAATCCTTAGTTATAGTTACAGTGATTatgaagacttttttttaagtgcaCAGAGAGTGCTTGTAATACAGCACAACATCAGTAGCGGCAAGAGTTAGAAATAGAATGAGAAACGCCATTAGCTTTCTCAACCTCAAAGCTGGTTTCTCACTAAATCCAAGCAGGGAAACAAAGGGTTGCTGACCTCCTGTGAGGAGACTCCTCTGTAGCCAAAATCATGCAGCTTCAGGTCCAGACCTTCCAGGCTCCCCGAGGTGGCCTTCAGGTGCTTGGCCAGGATCTTCTTAAACTCCCTGGATATGGTGGCTACTGTGATGGGATACCACATCTGGACCAGCATGGTCTGCAGTCAGCAGATGGGTGTGGGGAGAAAAGAGAACACACAACCTAGTGAGTGATCAGTCGGTGAGAAAATGGCAGGAGAGGAGCGAGAGACCAGGAGTTGAAGAGAAAGACAGGGGAGATTAAATGACAGTGCTGCAATACTGATGTCCTGTCAGGTCAAAACATCTCTCGTCTGAGGGAAAAACGGTCTAAATCCCTATTTGGAGAACCTTTACAAAATGGGGTTGGGAGGTTATAGACATtatcaatggaattccattgctgGGCAACAGCCTCACCCCTTGTTAACTTCCCATGTCATGACCTGGCTCAAAGGTACGACAAAATGTGGAGAACACATGTTTAATTAACCCAATTAAATcaaattcatttaaataaacaaaaggtAAACGTGCTATCAGTTTGTCAGTAATGTGTGTAGTGTACGGATGTGTGCAGGGGTAGCAATGTTAGAACGCAAAAGTACTCAACCAAAAGTGCAAACAAACCAAGCAACcttgaggagggagagagaaagaatgacTGCCCAGGCACTCCTATTAATGGACATAGCCAtcttatttcattattttgtctCGTTTGCTGCACCGCTTCCTCATTTTCCAAACTATGGAGCGGgccgaggcccaaatcacagaatgTGCGTTAATCGTGCATCAAAACAATGTAGCGGCGTTAAAATAGAATTTGCCTTATTATCGTGTTCAACTTTTCAGAGCCCtactaaaaaaacacatttctgggTTTACCTCAATGTAGTTGGTGAGCCAGTAGAATTCGggatcagtgttttccacaGTGAAGAGCACGTTGCCTCTCGGGATAATCCTACCCTCAGGCACAGCTTTGATCCGGATAGGAAGACGGCCATCGTGTTTCTGACACAGTAACAAGCAAATTTACTTCAGATGAAATATAGGGTGATGAATCTGTCGAGACAGACTGACAGCTCAAAGTCTCTTTGCGTACCTCGAGGATTTTCCTCCAGCTTTCCTCGTCGAACACAGTCTGTCTGAAGTGCATCTGGTAGAAGAGCTTGGCTTCCTGAATCTTCTCCTCGGTGACCACTTGGCCTGTGGAGAACAAACTCAGTCACATGTAGGAAAGCTCAACGGCCAGGAAACTGCCTAGTCTGCGCTACGATAAAATCGTCAGTAggtagtagggctgtcaatcaattaaaatatttaatcacgattaaatcgCGTGATTGTCCATAGTCAAAGCCTCGAAACACCCACACAGATGATTtaagttattctggctgattagacctctgctcaggttgaaggtgggccggAGCGCAGATGGGAATTTAGGCTAAAAAtcttttctaccaataagaatggTAAAGCTGTAATTTGTCCTTTCCTAACTGGTGCAACAAAGCTAATGAGAGACtctaaacacacccacacattccTGGGTGCCCAGGGCATTTAAaagtgctgtaggtaggattgtgaagatccaggacttagccaaaatatttgaacatcgacaacttctcagtccctcccccctttccgctaaagccctaacggtctcctaagcccctccccccacaagggagagctGTGCACAATAGAGCGCGTGTGAAGAGGAGGAAACCTATCTGCAGCTCGTGCGCGGGGAAGGGAGAGGGGACGACGCTATGAaatgcgtgtgcctgagcagtgattgacacacagttagacaccaccccctggccctgattggtgcatctgaacaagGAGCTGTGGATTTACaagctgtaggtggtgccagaggagccggaatttttttttttaaattacctgcttcatgtagttctactcaaacatagggtcagtttcagcaaatatgacagaaagttagttttataaggcttacctactgcatctttaactcACAATTAATCCCATATTCTCTTACCAACATGGGAGCGGACAAATATgcttgctttatgcaaatgtttattattattattattattattattatcatcacgcaggtcccgtgaaatatgaaaACTACAGTAGCTTTGAAAATAGCGTTGTGGACATTGACTTTGATGAATTGAACCCtaactgtttatcagaccccaggtGAGACAAGAAGCGTTAGCGAACGCGGCCCCTCTGCCTCTAGTCTCggattgccagaccttcctccatagcgttgtggcgagtccacacagcattctgggatgggagaaaaacgtggtctggttcattggcatttctttaaaccaatcacaatcgtcttgggcggtgctaagcgcctgatggagccacggtgcctctgcaaaatagcttcgggaaggaacttgttttggtggaacgtgtgtacgttcaaaagttgtttaagtcgtgcaacagaaaactcagattggacagatagtctagctagctgtctggatttaccctgcagagatctgaggagcagttaaccatagtcctcataaatccaccggagtttagaacgccaacacaaataaagaggaaggtgacggacatccggcggaatttcctgcggcaacggaacaatcccagaagtggaacatcgtggatatagactactctgcctctgactccccgctgcaggagacgttGTATTCccccgacacgctgtattaacgttacgtTACCGTTTAAAAccttttccaggttagtggggatgcatacAGCTCAAAACCAACGTAGTAATGTTCcctcagcattttgttttgttgctaagcagtgtgtaaaatgagcggtgacgttattCTAAGGTACCGTCTATGTGCTGGATT
It includes:
- the nampt2 gene encoding nicotinamide phosphoribosyltransferase 2 produces the protein MAAQDFNLLLATDSYKITHYKQYPPNVSKIYSYFECRRKKASQFSEVVFFGLQYLLKKYLIGQVVTEEKIQEAKLFYQMHFRQTVFDEESWRKILEKHDGRLPIRIKAVPEGRIIPRGNVLFTVENTDPEFYWLTNYIETMLVQMWYPITVATISREFKKILAKHLKATSGSLEGLDLKLHDFGYRGVSSQESAALGGAAHLVNFCSTDTVAGLLMAQRYYGCPMAGFSIPAAEHSTIISWGRGREKEAFERVLDQFSSGPVSVVSDSYDIFNACKHIWGDKLKERVMERSQDSCLVIRPDSGDPAETLIEVIKILEECFGCSLNSMGYKVLPSYLRIIQGDGIDLCSVDEILQKLSDEGWSAENIFFGCGSALLQKLNRDTLNCAFKCSYVETNGKGMDVYKQPVTDPTKGSKRGQLSLRRNSDGCLETIERGAGKPEEDLLVTVFENGSLVQDYSLEEIRKNARLQDEEVPTLHNREQEPLHIINGIH